The genomic window ATAATAAGGGTAATGAATGTAGAatgttttggatttattttgttgTAGGTTTTGTAATGTGAAGACGTCGCGGACGCCTCCTCCGCCTGATCCAAATGAGCCAACTAATGTAGCAGAGGCAATTGCGTCTTGGGGTTTGGATTATGTTGTGATTACGAGTGTGGATCGTGATGATTTGGCTGATCAAGGAAGTGGTCATTTTGCGGAAACTGTGCATAAGTTGAAGACACTCAAGCCAAACATGTTGATAGAAGCCTTGGGTATGTTTGATTGATATgacatttaggtttttttttctactctgCTATTTTTGTAACGGTGCTAGCAAATGTTTTGGTTGTGTAGTTCCTGATTTTCGAGGAGACCGTGGTTGCGTAGAGAAAGTTGCAAAATCAGGACTAGATGTTTTTGCTCACAACATTGAAACAGTTGAAGAGCTTCAGAGTTCTGTACGGGATCATCGTGCTAATTTTAAGCAATCTTTAGATGTTTTAATGATGGCTAAAGAATATGCTCCGCCTGGGACACTTACCAAGACTTCAATAATGTTAGGCTGTGGAGAAGCGCCTGAACAAGTTGTGAAAACAATGGAGAAGGTGAGAGCAGCAGGTGTTGAAGTGATGACGTTTGGTCAATATATGAGACCATCCAAGCGTCATATGCCAGTATCTGAATACATTACTCCTGACGCTTTTGAGAAGTATAAAACACTTGGCATGGAAATGGTATGTTTCTGCGTTGTACTATAGATTTTTTGGTTAACgcatacaattttatttttgctccATCTTGTCTTATGTGGTTAATTTGCAAACTAAAAAGCCCATGCATTGTGTGATTGGTATAAATTTTATGCCATTAACAACATAATGGATTAAAAAGTGGCTGATTTGTCTAGTTGTGGGTTACAGTTCTTTTTCCAAGTTATGAATTACTCTTATTTTCACTCAGAGTACTTTTAATAACAACTAATCTCTGGGTCCGCTCCTTCATTTCGGTTTTGTATTATGCGGGGGATCTGATTTTTTTCCATGAAGGAAAGCACACATACTGGATCAATCTTTTTGACTTTTTAAATAACTGGTTCTTATGTATGCTAGAATATGAATCAGTAGCGGTGAGTGGGAAGGCAAAGGGGCTGCTTTCCATGTTGTAATTAATTTGCTgcatagatttaatttttatatatgagTAACAGTGCAATGACTTCttagggttttattttgttatatatatctcttaattttaaatttttgacttTATTTGTCTAGTACACaactttagttatttttcttggatggtttcatcttcttcttttttgtctctACAACTAGCTTAACAGATATGTTCAAAATAtagtttattgttaaatttttaaacttgttGCTACTTGATCGGTATTTTTCGATTTCTGTTCTATATAAGAATGTTCAAGATATTCTGGAATTGAGTGTTTGCTTATTATTGTTAACATTCTAGGTATTAATGTTTCATTAAAGCTATAGTGCGTGTATGTACATGGGTGTGTcttagattttttgtttttttttttttaaaaaaatattatggtaaATTGACTATTGGCCCTCCTTTAAAATATCTCTTGGCCCCGCCACTTGCACTAATCTGTTTGTAACTGGGAGAAGTATTGTGTGTCAGAAGGAATATTCAAGTATTGCAGATGAAAGCACCATTTTGAACTTGGCTACTTTTGTCTATACTTTTTTCTGGTGAAAGTTAAGTTCTTGGGTGAATGGAATTAATCTAATCTGCTTCTCAAGCATATCTCACGTTTCATTGTCTGGTCTCAATTCCTCTATTGAGAGCTTGATGTTTGTGGATGACCTAATTTGGTTGCTGGAAGACGCTTCCACATAAATTAATTCATGATATATTGGATATAGTAGTTCACTTGTTACAAATTAGATGtctctttattattaatttattaattttatgttacaGACTAGTTTACTTGATCTCCCTCTTTAGCTCTGTCATGAAGTAACTGTATTGGACAAGGTTGAAAATCTGAACATGTCAGCAATTTCTCCTCCTCTGCCATTGCCTGTCTGCTAGTATTGTGATAGACTGAGTTTCAGCCTATTCTTCTTGAATGAGTCAACTCCTGATAAAAGCCCCCTttcaactatatatttttacagTCATTTTAGTGCATTGAACACAGTTGATGCTGCCCTTTTCCTTGGTCAAGGAAATCATGTCCAATGTTCTTTGGTTTGTCTGCCTTGTGCCCTTTTTCCTGTATAACAAATCAGCTGTCAGCATTATGTATGCCAGGACTGACTGTCGACTATCTAAAGAATTACAAATAGAGATGATATTTAGCCTTCCTTCCCAGTTTCAGTGTACTGCTGGAAGCATTACACATCTAATGATATTGATCTGATATGTTCAGATTCCATAAACATGTATTGATAATTGATTACAGTGATAATAGCCACTATACTGGATATGCATTGATTATCAATTTGACATGTTTTGTAGATGCAGCATCCTATTCCAATATGCCAGTAGTTTTGAGTTGTCTGTTAAGTTAAAACTATCTATCGATGCTCGGATTTCTGAGACCTATACTAGGATTTCTTGTGTGATTCTTGTTATCTTTGGATGATACAGGGATTTCGATATGTGGCATCTGGTCCCATGGTTAGGTCATCATACAAGGCAGGTGAATTCTACATCAAATCCATGATAGAATCTGATCGGTCTGTTTCTTCGCAGCTTCCTATCTCCTGATGGATGCTTTATTCATCTTGTCCTTTTATATTTCACTTCTAACCTATTGGCTTGTGAATTTGATTATCAACTACATGGACCCAAAAGTCGATGAGTTCTGGGGCAGCAAGTCGAAAGCAATAATGTTACAAGTTGTCAGAGGCCAACCTTGCAAATTGTTTCAAGGTTACATCAGGTCGAGGTCTTTCTAATCTGCTGCTGTTGTAAATTCAATCTGTTACATGTCTTAACCCCGtatcttttgttttcattatttttcttaataaaatttcatatttttatctaaaagagAAGAAACCCAGTATGTTGTGATCATGAAGTTTCTTTTTAGCTGATGATGCCTTTCCACTCATATCCCCTTGTTTTGTCGTTTTTCTACgtgcatttattttattccttttgttttgcgAGATTGTACTGGTGAACTCTAAATGGCACGTACTCATTTATTTAGAGTACACCTGCACTGGTGAACTCTAAATGGCACGTACTCTTTGTTTAGTCATGCCATGTCTTCTTTCACGTTGTTTCTTTGGAATTTCCCTGAGGtgcaattaattgattatttgcTGGATAAATTGGGCAATTAGCATATAAAATGCAAATAATTGGCTATTGTGCGTAAGTTTTTGTTGTGAGACCAATATTCATCACTGCCTAGAAAAATATCaccattttatttaaagttCGCCAGAAAAATATTCgctatttgaaaaatattcctCTTGGTCACAGCCCCCCGAACTATCTATAGAACCCATCTAAAAATAACAGAggtagagaagaaaaataatattgacgGTTTATGTcgagaattgttttttgtttttgcaggtgTCAGAAGTTCTCACCGatgacataaaaagaaagatgtcTTTGGCTGTTCATTATAATTAATGTCACGCTTGATATTTGTCGTGGTTAGATACATCACGTTTTTTAATAGGGATATTTACTAGATATCAAGTTTCAAAAACATgtcaccaaatattttttaaacattatattatgcctaaactttaaatttaccatgctcatttatttatttattttttaaaaaaaccttatttgCTGGTCATCGCTTGGGTCTAATTATTGATGGCAAGGCAAAAATGCTGCAGAACCTTGTCTACTATTTCGGTTACAGAATGTTGTGGGACCCATTGGCACTGGTTCGACAGGTTGCATGCCATGAGCATTTGACACCTCGTAGTAACATCTGGTCCACTCCACGGACCTTTGGTGGTCCACGAGTACGTGCACCTGGTTTCCTCCTCATCTTTGGAAAGTGGTCTTGAATTACGTTTTTCAAGGCCGActagaagaaaagagaacaaaattaATTTCGAGGAAATAGTTTCATTTTCAAGGTAATTTATCTTACATGAAATGCACAAGGTCTCAAACGAGAAGTCTAATGAAAAACTAATGGCCAGCAACTGTCCCCTCGAAGATCCTAGCCCTTCAAAGTGCAAGCAAAGTCTGTTGCGTGGATCCATGAATCCTCAAAAGGAGAGAGCACCAAGACAACAGGCAATTCTTTAGCACAGGGCCAAAATAGGGAACGAGTTCTTAACCTCGCCTTCTTTCATTATAGCTCCAGCTAAGGCTCCTATGCCCCAGTCCCCCATCTCTGGGTCTCAGTTATGGCTTCAACCCTGTAAAGTTAACAGGTAATCAAAGCTTCCATTTTCATTGAATTGTTCCGTACTCACAATCTCT from Populus trichocarpa isolate Nisqually-1 chromosome 5, P.trichocarpa_v4.1, whole genome shotgun sequence includes these protein-coding regions:
- the LOC7486347 gene encoding lipoyl synthase, mitochondrial; this translates as MQSRFTFLATRTLKSTTTKAKNRTFSSSTVESSTKQPPQFSQTLAGLRARLAVESPTLSDFIHLQSNNTYSVEVGTKKKPLPKPKWMREAIPGGEKYVQIKKKLRELKLHTVCEEAKCPNLGECWSGGETGTATATIMILGDTCTRGCRFCNVKTSRTPPPPDPNEPTNVAEAIASWGLDYVVITSVDRDDLADQGSGHFAETVHKLKTLKPNMLIEALVPDFRGDRGCVEKVAKSGLDVFAHNIETVEELQSSVRDHRANFKQSLDVLMMAKEYAPPGTLTKTSIMLGCGEAPEQVVKTMEKVRAAGVEVMTFGQYMRPSKRHMPVSEYITPDAFEKYKTLGMEMGFRYVASGPMVRSSYKAGEFYIKSMIESDRSVSSQLPIS